A window of the Chaetodon trifascialis isolate fChaTrf1 chromosome 9, fChaTrf1.hap1, whole genome shotgun sequence genome harbors these coding sequences:
- the rinl gene encoding ras and Rab interactor 2 isoform X2: MYVSRAVHSSVNGTTAIPWRSSRRRLTLLEQLRGCQEAWCPGAPWDREEAHAAICGTPAGSFLVVRDSVTSQPSLLCVSAGGENEAVHDYVIKSTDTVFQLSESHLSFSDLAQLVFFYSLTRDVLAVCLSIPRWIYSVTEKNKDRLTQLEPKTWLCTPPDQQTDEMTHREPTNVMCSIQLTSTNGALCIINPLYLREHGDDWLTNRATAAQCATQPSNYRRERRLSTTRTWSGAGLQSKRAISLDQEPSAAIVESSGLIRAKSADSPHCTQTPSTPDAPSGVVLRRPSRDSASSPTHRPSTGSLAPSPPSTPGSVNSTVFEQQQHGSPIPQSPHRVSWIEDGVWLPPPRPSSFLQPPSLELDSLSISSIEEELESPSPSPSPHHPTAHRLADKVIHRLSAVGQALGGLVCQKKRLINRVQELSERKGGVFAEAVKGFVEMTLKRGAGVVTGSEFLQEVRSSLTSLRETLLDYQEIQTLLDSITDFNDAEIESLVELSLHKVALKPVSAHLYSCIHASRTDDSSLKRLQNNLRVLEKKGMEELGGSAGVGVPDSVTLERIQQRWTSVHEAYSPNKKVQILLKVCKTIYHSMSANATTGTVFGADDFLPCLTWVLLRSDVITLQLDTDYMMELLDPTQLQGEGGYYLTTLYASLYYISSFQPRLAARQLSVEAQHSLNQWHRRRTMHCNQSRRSKHRRTIRRQTYRERSVQSSETGTGAEEKSGKESDSVNTDESQQQTESTTEALQPQKDKTRRGQGAEDKSQMSTPASDYNQQDLIRSKQEVAEEDRRGL, from the exons ATGTATGTATCCAGGGCGGTTCACAGTTCAGTTAATGGGACCACGGCCATCccatggaggagcagcaggaggagactgacgcTTCTGGAGCAGCTGCGGGGCTGTCAGGAGGCCTGGTGCCCAGGGGCACcctgggacagagaggaggccCACGCTGCTATCTGTGGAACACCTGCTGGG AGTTTCCTGGTTGTTCGGGACTCTGTAACGTCTCAGcccagcctgctgtgtgtgtctgctggcgGGGAGAATGAGGCAGTTCATGATTATGTCATCAAAAGCACAGACACAG TCTTCCAGCTGTCTGAgtctcatctgtctttctctgacttGGCTCAGCTCGTGTTCTTCTACTCTCTGACCAG gGATGTATTGGCTGTTTGTCTTTCCATTCCCCGCTGGATCTACAGTGTAACTGAGAAGAACAAAGATCGTCTCACTCAACTGGAACCCA AAACGTGGCTCTGCACACCACCCGACCAACAGACTGATGAAATGACACACAGGGAACCAACCAACGTAATGTGCTCCATACAG CTGACTTCCACCAACGGGGCCTTGTGTATTATCAATCCCCTCTACCTTCGTGAACATGGCGATGACTGGCTGACCAATAGGGCGACTGCTGCACAGTGCGCCACACAGCCGTCAAATTACAGACGAGAGCGACGCCTCAGCACGACCAGAACGTGGTCAGGGGCAGGGCTCCAAAGTAAACGAGCCATCTCATTGGACCAGGAACCCTCTGCTGCCATTGTGGAGAGTTCTG GTCTAATCAGAGCCAAGTCAGCTGATTCACCACATTGCACCCAAACCCCGTCAACACCGGATGCCCCATCAGGGGTGGTTCTCAGGAGGCCCAGCAGAGATTCTGCCTCCAGCCCCACTCACAGACCAAGCACAGGAAGCCTagctccatctcctccctccacccctggAAGTGTAAATAGCACAGTGTttgagcaacagcagcatggcAGCCCCATCCCTCAGTCTCCTCACAGGGTGTCCTGGATTGAAGATGGAGTCTGGCTGCCCCCACCAAggccttcctcttttctccagcCACCGTCGCTGGAGCTTGATTCGCTATCAATCAGCAGCATAGAGGAAGAGCTGGAGTCCCCATCGCCAAGCCCTAGCCCACACCACCCAACTGCGCACCGGTTGGCTGACAAGGTCATACATCGGCTCTCAGCGGTGGGTCAGGCTCTCGGCGGGCTCGTATGTCAGAAGAAGAGATTAATCAATCGTGTCCAAGAGCTGAGTGAGAGGAAAGGTGGGGTGTTTGCAGAGGCTGTGAAAGGATTTGTGGAGATGACACTGAAAAGAGGAGCTGGTGTGGTCACAGGGTCAGAGTTCTTACAGGAAGTGAGGTCATCACTCACATCACTGAGGGAGACACTGTTGGACTATCAGGAAATCCAGACATTGTTGGACAGTATTACTGACTTTAATGATGCAGAGATTG AGTCCCTGGTAGAACTTTCCCTCCACAAGGTGGCGCTGAAGCCCGTCTCTGCACACCTCTACTCCTGCATCCATGCCTCCCGGACTGATGATAGCAGCCTCAAGCGTCTCCAGAACAACCTGCGTGTGCTGGAAAAGAAGGGGATGGAGGAGCTAGGCGGATCGGCAGGAGTTGGAGTTCCTGACTCTGTCACCCTGGAGCGGATCCAGCAGAGGTGGACTAGTGTGCATGAGGCCTATTCCCCGAACAAGAAGGTCCAGATCCTGCTCAAAGTCTGCAAGACCATCTATCATAGCATGAGTGCTAATGCTACCACAG GTACAGTGTTTGGAGCCGATGATTTCCTGCCCTGCCTGACATGGGTGCTGCTCCGTAGTGACGTGATCACCTTACAGCTAGACACAGACTAcatgatggagctgctggaccCCACACAGCTACAGGGAGAAG GTGGCTACTACCTTACAACCCTATACGCCTCTCTTTACTACATCAGCAGCTTCCAGCCACGATTGGCTGCCCGTCAGCTCAGTGTCGAAGCCCAACACTCTCTTAACCAATGGCATCGCAGGCGCACAATGCACTGCAACCAGTCACGCCGCAGCAAGCATCGACGGACCATTCGTAGGCAGACTTATCGAGAGAGGAGCGTGCAGAGCTCAGAGACGGGAACTGGAGCTGAAGAGAAAAGTGGGAAAGAGTCAGACTCTGTTAATACTGatgagtcacagcagcagacgGAGAGCACCACAGAGGCTCTGCAGCCACAGAAGGACAAGACAAGGAGAGGACAAGGAGCTGAGGACAAATCACAGATGTCCACTCCAGCATCAGACTATAATCAACAAGATTTAATAAGGAGCAAACAAGAAGTGGCAGAAGAGGACCGCAGAGGATTGTAA
- the rinl gene encoding ras and Rab interactor 2 isoform X1, whose protein sequence is MQTSVHAHKRVYMYVSRAVHSSVNGTTAIPWRSSRRRLTLLEQLRGCQEAWCPGAPWDREEAHAAICGTPAGSFLVVRDSVTSQPSLLCVSAGGENEAVHDYVIKSTDTVFQLSESHLSFSDLAQLVFFYSLTRDVLAVCLSIPRWIYSVTEKNKDRLTQLEPKTWLCTPPDQQTDEMTHREPTNVMCSIQLTSTNGALCIINPLYLREHGDDWLTNRATAAQCATQPSNYRRERRLSTTRTWSGAGLQSKRAISLDQEPSAAIVESSGLIRAKSADSPHCTQTPSTPDAPSGVVLRRPSRDSASSPTHRPSTGSLAPSPPSTPGSVNSTVFEQQQHGSPIPQSPHRVSWIEDGVWLPPPRPSSFLQPPSLELDSLSISSIEEELESPSPSPSPHHPTAHRLADKVIHRLSAVGQALGGLVCQKKRLINRVQELSERKGGVFAEAVKGFVEMTLKRGAGVVTGSEFLQEVRSSLTSLRETLLDYQEIQTLLDSITDFNDAEIESLVELSLHKVALKPVSAHLYSCIHASRTDDSSLKRLQNNLRVLEKKGMEELGGSAGVGVPDSVTLERIQQRWTSVHEAYSPNKKVQILLKVCKTIYHSMSANATTGTVFGADDFLPCLTWVLLRSDVITLQLDTDYMMELLDPTQLQGEGGYYLTTLYASLYYISSFQPRLAARQLSVEAQHSLNQWHRRRTMHCNQSRRSKHRRTIRRQTYRERSVQSSETGTGAEEKSGKESDSVNTDESQQQTESTTEALQPQKDKTRRGQGAEDKSQMSTPASDYNQQDLIRSKQEVAEEDRRGL, encoded by the exons atgcaGACATCCGTGCATGCACATAAACGTGTCTACATGTATGTATCCAGGGCGGTTCACAGTTCAGTTAATGGGACCACGGCCATCccatggaggagcagcaggaggagactgacgcTTCTGGAGCAGCTGCGGGGCTGTCAGGAGGCCTGGTGCCCAGGGGCACcctgggacagagaggaggccCACGCTGCTATCTGTGGAACACCTGCTGGG AGTTTCCTGGTTGTTCGGGACTCTGTAACGTCTCAGcccagcctgctgtgtgtgtctgctggcgGGGAGAATGAGGCAGTTCATGATTATGTCATCAAAAGCACAGACACAG TCTTCCAGCTGTCTGAgtctcatctgtctttctctgacttGGCTCAGCTCGTGTTCTTCTACTCTCTGACCAG gGATGTATTGGCTGTTTGTCTTTCCATTCCCCGCTGGATCTACAGTGTAACTGAGAAGAACAAAGATCGTCTCACTCAACTGGAACCCA AAACGTGGCTCTGCACACCACCCGACCAACAGACTGATGAAATGACACACAGGGAACCAACCAACGTAATGTGCTCCATACAG CTGACTTCCACCAACGGGGCCTTGTGTATTATCAATCCCCTCTACCTTCGTGAACATGGCGATGACTGGCTGACCAATAGGGCGACTGCTGCACAGTGCGCCACACAGCCGTCAAATTACAGACGAGAGCGACGCCTCAGCACGACCAGAACGTGGTCAGGGGCAGGGCTCCAAAGTAAACGAGCCATCTCATTGGACCAGGAACCCTCTGCTGCCATTGTGGAGAGTTCTG GTCTAATCAGAGCCAAGTCAGCTGATTCACCACATTGCACCCAAACCCCGTCAACACCGGATGCCCCATCAGGGGTGGTTCTCAGGAGGCCCAGCAGAGATTCTGCCTCCAGCCCCACTCACAGACCAAGCACAGGAAGCCTagctccatctcctccctccacccctggAAGTGTAAATAGCACAGTGTttgagcaacagcagcatggcAGCCCCATCCCTCAGTCTCCTCACAGGGTGTCCTGGATTGAAGATGGAGTCTGGCTGCCCCCACCAAggccttcctcttttctccagcCACCGTCGCTGGAGCTTGATTCGCTATCAATCAGCAGCATAGAGGAAGAGCTGGAGTCCCCATCGCCAAGCCCTAGCCCACACCACCCAACTGCGCACCGGTTGGCTGACAAGGTCATACATCGGCTCTCAGCGGTGGGTCAGGCTCTCGGCGGGCTCGTATGTCAGAAGAAGAGATTAATCAATCGTGTCCAAGAGCTGAGTGAGAGGAAAGGTGGGGTGTTTGCAGAGGCTGTGAAAGGATTTGTGGAGATGACACTGAAAAGAGGAGCTGGTGTGGTCACAGGGTCAGAGTTCTTACAGGAAGTGAGGTCATCACTCACATCACTGAGGGAGACACTGTTGGACTATCAGGAAATCCAGACATTGTTGGACAGTATTACTGACTTTAATGATGCAGAGATTG AGTCCCTGGTAGAACTTTCCCTCCACAAGGTGGCGCTGAAGCCCGTCTCTGCACACCTCTACTCCTGCATCCATGCCTCCCGGACTGATGATAGCAGCCTCAAGCGTCTCCAGAACAACCTGCGTGTGCTGGAAAAGAAGGGGATGGAGGAGCTAGGCGGATCGGCAGGAGTTGGAGTTCCTGACTCTGTCACCCTGGAGCGGATCCAGCAGAGGTGGACTAGTGTGCATGAGGCCTATTCCCCGAACAAGAAGGTCCAGATCCTGCTCAAAGTCTGCAAGACCATCTATCATAGCATGAGTGCTAATGCTACCACAG GTACAGTGTTTGGAGCCGATGATTTCCTGCCCTGCCTGACATGGGTGCTGCTCCGTAGTGACGTGATCACCTTACAGCTAGACACAGACTAcatgatggagctgctggaccCCACACAGCTACAGGGAGAAG GTGGCTACTACCTTACAACCCTATACGCCTCTCTTTACTACATCAGCAGCTTCCAGCCACGATTGGCTGCCCGTCAGCTCAGTGTCGAAGCCCAACACTCTCTTAACCAATGGCATCGCAGGCGCACAATGCACTGCAACCAGTCACGCCGCAGCAAGCATCGACGGACCATTCGTAGGCAGACTTATCGAGAGAGGAGCGTGCAGAGCTCAGAGACGGGAACTGGAGCTGAAGAGAAAAGTGGGAAAGAGTCAGACTCTGTTAATACTGatgagtcacagcagcagacgGAGAGCACCACAGAGGCTCTGCAGCCACAGAAGGACAAGACAAGGAGAGGACAAGGAGCTGAGGACAAATCACAGATGTCCACTCCAGCATCAGACTATAATCAACAAGATTTAATAAGGAGCAAACAAGAAGTGGCAGAAGAGGACCGCAGAGGATTGTAA
- the rinl gene encoding ras and Rab interactor 2 isoform X3: MAVHSSVNGTTAIPWRSSRRRLTLLEQLRGCQEAWCPGAPWDREEAHAAICGTPAGSFLVVRDSVTSQPSLLCVSAGGENEAVHDYVIKSTDTVFQLSESHLSFSDLAQLVFFYSLTRDVLAVCLSIPRWIYSVTEKNKDRLTQLEPKTWLCTPPDQQTDEMTHREPTNVMCSIQLTSTNGALCIINPLYLREHGDDWLTNRATAAQCATQPSNYRRERRLSTTRTWSGAGLQSKRAISLDQEPSAAIVESSGLIRAKSADSPHCTQTPSTPDAPSGVVLRRPSRDSASSPTHRPSTGSLAPSPPSTPGSVNSTVFEQQQHGSPIPQSPHRVSWIEDGVWLPPPRPSSFLQPPSLELDSLSISSIEEELESPSPSPSPHHPTAHRLADKVIHRLSAVGQALGGLVCQKKRLINRVQELSERKGGVFAEAVKGFVEMTLKRGAGVVTGSEFLQEVRSSLTSLRETLLDYQEIQTLLDSITDFNDAEIESLVELSLHKVALKPVSAHLYSCIHASRTDDSSLKRLQNNLRVLEKKGMEELGGSAGVGVPDSVTLERIQQRWTSVHEAYSPNKKVQILLKVCKTIYHSMSANATTGTVFGADDFLPCLTWVLLRSDVITLQLDTDYMMELLDPTQLQGEGGYYLTTLYASLYYISSFQPRLAARQLSVEAQHSLNQWHRRRTMHCNQSRRSKHRRTIRRQTYRERSVQSSETGTGAEEKSGKESDSVNTDESQQQTESTTEALQPQKDKTRRGQGAEDKSQMSTPASDYNQQDLIRSKQEVAEEDRRGL; encoded by the exons AT GGCGGTTCACAGTTCAGTTAATGGGACCACGGCCATCccatggaggagcagcaggaggagactgacgcTTCTGGAGCAGCTGCGGGGCTGTCAGGAGGCCTGGTGCCCAGGGGCACcctgggacagagaggaggccCACGCTGCTATCTGTGGAACACCTGCTGGG AGTTTCCTGGTTGTTCGGGACTCTGTAACGTCTCAGcccagcctgctgtgtgtgtctgctggcgGGGAGAATGAGGCAGTTCATGATTATGTCATCAAAAGCACAGACACAG TCTTCCAGCTGTCTGAgtctcatctgtctttctctgacttGGCTCAGCTCGTGTTCTTCTACTCTCTGACCAG gGATGTATTGGCTGTTTGTCTTTCCATTCCCCGCTGGATCTACAGTGTAACTGAGAAGAACAAAGATCGTCTCACTCAACTGGAACCCA AAACGTGGCTCTGCACACCACCCGACCAACAGACTGATGAAATGACACACAGGGAACCAACCAACGTAATGTGCTCCATACAG CTGACTTCCACCAACGGGGCCTTGTGTATTATCAATCCCCTCTACCTTCGTGAACATGGCGATGACTGGCTGACCAATAGGGCGACTGCTGCACAGTGCGCCACACAGCCGTCAAATTACAGACGAGAGCGACGCCTCAGCACGACCAGAACGTGGTCAGGGGCAGGGCTCCAAAGTAAACGAGCCATCTCATTGGACCAGGAACCCTCTGCTGCCATTGTGGAGAGTTCTG GTCTAATCAGAGCCAAGTCAGCTGATTCACCACATTGCACCCAAACCCCGTCAACACCGGATGCCCCATCAGGGGTGGTTCTCAGGAGGCCCAGCAGAGATTCTGCCTCCAGCCCCACTCACAGACCAAGCACAGGAAGCCTagctccatctcctccctccacccctggAAGTGTAAATAGCACAGTGTttgagcaacagcagcatggcAGCCCCATCCCTCAGTCTCCTCACAGGGTGTCCTGGATTGAAGATGGAGTCTGGCTGCCCCCACCAAggccttcctcttttctccagcCACCGTCGCTGGAGCTTGATTCGCTATCAATCAGCAGCATAGAGGAAGAGCTGGAGTCCCCATCGCCAAGCCCTAGCCCACACCACCCAACTGCGCACCGGTTGGCTGACAAGGTCATACATCGGCTCTCAGCGGTGGGTCAGGCTCTCGGCGGGCTCGTATGTCAGAAGAAGAGATTAATCAATCGTGTCCAAGAGCTGAGTGAGAGGAAAGGTGGGGTGTTTGCAGAGGCTGTGAAAGGATTTGTGGAGATGACACTGAAAAGAGGAGCTGGTGTGGTCACAGGGTCAGAGTTCTTACAGGAAGTGAGGTCATCACTCACATCACTGAGGGAGACACTGTTGGACTATCAGGAAATCCAGACATTGTTGGACAGTATTACTGACTTTAATGATGCAGAGATTG AGTCCCTGGTAGAACTTTCCCTCCACAAGGTGGCGCTGAAGCCCGTCTCTGCACACCTCTACTCCTGCATCCATGCCTCCCGGACTGATGATAGCAGCCTCAAGCGTCTCCAGAACAACCTGCGTGTGCTGGAAAAGAAGGGGATGGAGGAGCTAGGCGGATCGGCAGGAGTTGGAGTTCCTGACTCTGTCACCCTGGAGCGGATCCAGCAGAGGTGGACTAGTGTGCATGAGGCCTATTCCCCGAACAAGAAGGTCCAGATCCTGCTCAAAGTCTGCAAGACCATCTATCATAGCATGAGTGCTAATGCTACCACAG GTACAGTGTTTGGAGCCGATGATTTCCTGCCCTGCCTGACATGGGTGCTGCTCCGTAGTGACGTGATCACCTTACAGCTAGACACAGACTAcatgatggagctgctggaccCCACACAGCTACAGGGAGAAG GTGGCTACTACCTTACAACCCTATACGCCTCTCTTTACTACATCAGCAGCTTCCAGCCACGATTGGCTGCCCGTCAGCTCAGTGTCGAAGCCCAACACTCTCTTAACCAATGGCATCGCAGGCGCACAATGCACTGCAACCAGTCACGCCGCAGCAAGCATCGACGGACCATTCGTAGGCAGACTTATCGAGAGAGGAGCGTGCAGAGCTCAGAGACGGGAACTGGAGCTGAAGAGAAAAGTGGGAAAGAGTCAGACTCTGTTAATACTGatgagtcacagcagcagacgGAGAGCACCACAGAGGCTCTGCAGCCACAGAAGGACAAGACAAGGAGAGGACAAGGAGCTGAGGACAAATCACAGATGTCCACTCCAGCATCAGACTATAATCAACAAGATTTAATAAGGAGCAAACAAGAAGTGGCAGAAGAGGACCGCAGAGGATTGTAA